Proteins found in one Lycium ferocissimum isolate CSIRO_LF1 chromosome 6, AGI_CSIRO_Lferr_CH_V1, whole genome shotgun sequence genomic segment:
- the LOC132059036 gene encoding GDT1-like protein 3 has product MGLHLNPKYIWILLLLITTPFISAQDAENESGGRFKDLGRRSKIIVEKIKTRVVRDDDSDSFDVGLDLDSNLGTLDAVFASLSMILVSEIGDETFIIAALMAMRHPKSIVLSGALSALFVMTILSTGLGRIVPNLISRKHTNSAATVLYLFFGLRLLYIAWRSSDSKASQKKEIEEVEEKLEAGQGKAAFRRFFSRFLTPIFLEAFILTFLAEWGDRSQIATIALATHKNAIGVAVGATIGHTICTSVAVVGGSMLASKISQRTVATIGGLLFLGFSLSSYFYPPL; this is encoded by the exons ATGGGTTTGCATttaaacccaaaatatatatggatCTTGTTACTTCTCATTACTACCCCTTTTATTTCTGCTCAG GATGCTGAAAATGAGTCAGGTGGACGGTTCAAAGATCTGGGTAGGCGTAGTAAA ATTATAGTCGAGAAAATTAAGACTCGTGTTGTGAGGGATGATGATTCAgattcttttgatgttggtCTGGACTTGGACTCTAATCTTGGGACCCTTGATGCCGTATTTGCTAGTTTGTCTATGATCCTTGTCAGCGAG ATAGGTGATGAGACATTTATAATAGCAGCTCTGATGGCAATGCGTCACCCCAAATCAATCGTTTTATCTGGTGCACTCAGCGCCTTGTTTGTTATGACT ATACTTTCTACTGGGCTTGGCAGAATAGTGCCAAATTTGATATCGAGGAAGCATACAAATAGTGCAGCTACAG TTCTTTATCTCTTTTTCGGGCTACGGCTGCTCTATATTGCATGGAGATCATCAGACTCAAAGGCTTCCCAGAAAAAGGAGATAGAGGAA GTGGAAGAAAAACTTGAAGCTGGACAAGGGAAAGCAGCCTTCAGGCGATTCTTTTCTAGATTCCTTACACCCATATTTTTGGAG GCCTTTATCTTGACCTTTCTGGCAGAGTGGGGGGACCGTAGCCAGATAGCAACAATTGCT CTAGCTACACACAAAAACGCAATCGGAGTTGCTGTTGGGGCAACAATAGGACACACGATATGTACTTCAGTAGCAGTGGTAGGTGGAAGCATGCTTGCATCCAAGATCTCACAGCGAACAGTAGCTACAATCGGAGGCCTACTTTTCCTCGGTTTTTCCTTGTCATCGTATTTCTACCCACCTCTATGA